The DNA window TCGTCGGGGAAATCGAGCTTGCCGATCACGCGCACCGCGTCGTGCCGGGTCTGGATGCCCGCGAACTGGATACCCTCGTCGGGGTGAAACAGTTCGCAGCCGGTCAACCTGGCGAGAAAGTCGAAATGCCACCACGAGCGGCGGAATTCGCCGTCGGTCGCGAGCTTCAGGCCGATTGACGCCTGCTTGTGCACGACCTTTTCGATCTCCATGTCCTCGACCTTGCGCAGATCGTCGGCCGTTATCTCGCCCTTCTCGAGCCTGGCCCGCGCCTCCTTGATCTTGGGCGGCCGCAACAGGCTGCCGACCTCGTCGGCGCGGAAGGGGGCTTTTGTTCTCTGCATGGTCTTCACTCCCGAGAATTCTAATGTGCCGCGGCACCGGAGACGCCGAGAAAGCGTTCGAGTACCGCGGGATCGGCCTTCAGGGCGGCACTCGCCGCGTCGTGGACGATCGCGCCGCGCTCCAATATCACAACGCGGTCGGCCAGCCCCAGAATCTTTTGTGCATTCTGCTCGACGATGATCGAGCAGGTGCCGCCGGCGCGGGTGATGGTGCCGAGCGCCTTCAACAGTTCCTCCACGATGATCGGGGCCAGCCCCTCGGTCGGCTCATCCAGCAAGAGCACCCTTGGATTGAGCGTCAGCGCGCGGCCGATCGCCAGCATCTGCTGCTCGCCGCCGGAAAGCTGGTTGCCGAAATTGTTGCGGCGTTCCTTCAGCCGCGGAAACATCTCGTAAACCTTCGCCACGGTCCACGGACCCGGCTGCGCCACCGCGGTCATGTTTTCTTCCACCGTCAGCGAACGGAAGATGTTGCGCTCCTGCGGCACCCAGCCGATCCCCGCCCGCGCCCTTTGATCGGGGCGCATCGGCGTGATGTCCAGCCCGCCGAGGCTGATGGTCCCGCCGAAGCGGCGGGTGATTCCGACGATCGAATTGATCAGCGTGGTCTTGCCGGTGCCGTTGCGGCCGAGCAACGCCAGCACCTGGCTTTCTGCGAGCCGCAGCGACATGCCGGGCAATACCACGGCTTCGCCGTAGCCGGCGCGAAGCCCCTCGATGCGCAACAATTCAGGCATCGGCGGCCTCGCCGAGATAGACCGCCTTGACGCGGGGATCCCGCGCTACCTCGCCGGGCGGTCCTTCGACCAGGAGCGCGCCGTTGACCAGCACCGAAATGCGGTCGGCGAACGAGAACACCAGATCCATGTCGTGCTCGATCAGGAGCACGGTGACGTCGCGCGGCAGGGCTGCCACGGCCGCCAGAATG is part of the Bradyrhizobium erythrophlei genome and encodes:
- a CDS encoding ABC transporter ATP-binding protein: MPELLRIEGLRAGYGEAVVLPGMSLRLAESQVLALLGRNGTGKTTLINSIVGITRRFGGTISLGGLDITPMRPDQRARAGIGWVPQERNIFRSLTVEENMTAVAQPGPWTVAKVYEMFPRLKERRNNFGNQLSGGEQQMLAIGRALTLNPRVLLLDEPTEGLAPIIVEELLKALGTITRAGGTCSIIVEQNAQKILGLADRVVILERGAIVHDAASAALKADPAVLERFLGVSGAAAH